A window of Oceanispirochaeta sp. M1 genomic DNA:
CCCGGGATGAGAACCGTTCTGTTTCTCAGGGGATGCCCCCTGAGATGCAGATGGTGTCACAACCCTGAAAGCTTCAAGGCCGGTGATGAAATCTGGGCATTCAGGGAAAAATGCATCGGCTGCGGCCTTTGTATTCCCCAATGCCCTGCGTCTGCATTGAAACTGGATGATAATGGGATAAATCTTGACCGTAATTCCTGCATCAGCTGTATGAAATGTACAGATATCTGCCCCTCCCATGCTCTGGAGCCCATTGGAAAAGAGCAGAACCTTGAAGAGATTATGAAACTGATTCTGAGAGAAAAGGCATTTATGGATAACAGCGGCGGAGGCCTGACTGTAAGCGGCGGAGAACCTCTCCTGCAGGCAGACTTTGTAAAAGCACTTTTTGTTGAGTGCCGGAGACTGGGGATTCATACGGCTCTGGATACATGCGGACTGGTCCCCTGGGGTAATTTTGAAAAAGTTCTGCCCTACACGGATCTCCTTCTCTTTGATGTGAAGCACCATGACAATGCAGAACATAAGAGACTGACGGGAAGCGGAAATAAACTGATACTCCAGAATCTTTACAGAGTGAGAGACTATCTGGAGCAGGAAGCGAGTTCTCCAGAGCTTTGGATAAGAACTCCTGTTATCCCCGGAGCGACTGCCTCAAAAGAGAATATAAAAGAGATAGGGAATTATCTGAAAGATAATATAGGGGAAAAGATTTCACGCTGGGAACTCTGCGCCTTCAATCCACTGGCCACAGAAAAATACAGCCGGCTTCAGCTTGACTGGAATTATGAAGACTCTGAGCTTCTCTCAACAACTGAGTTCTCATACCTGGTAGAACTTGCAGAAGAATCCTTTGAAGATTCCGAAAGGGTCTACTCCTCGGGACTGACATCAAAGGGCTGATTTCTGTTTTTATACTCTGCCGGAGAGCATCCCAGATATTTATGAAATGTTCTGAAAAAATAATTGGAACTGGAAAACCCCACATCAATACCCACCTGACTGGCGCTTATAATATTCTGATCTAAAAGCTTACAGGCACGTTCTATCCTGATGGTGTTCAGATATGTGGAAAAG
This region includes:
- a CDS encoding glycyl-radical enzyme activating protein, with the protein product MTAETFDIYRLSRHDGPGMRTVLFLRGCPLRCRWCHNPESFKAGDEIWAFREKCIGCGLCIPQCPASALKLDDNGINLDRNSCISCMKCTDICPSHALEPIGKEQNLEEIMKLILREKAFMDNSGGGLTVSGGEPLLQADFVKALFVECRRLGIHTALDTCGLVPWGNFEKVLPYTDLLLFDVKHHDNAEHKRLTGSGNKLILQNLYRVRDYLEQEASSPELWIRTPVIPGATASKENIKEIGNYLKDNIGEKISRWELCAFNPLATEKYSRLQLDWNYEDSELLSTTEFSYLVELAEESFEDSERVYSSGLTSKG